A window of Candidatus Jettenia caeni contains these coding sequences:
- a CDS encoding hydroxylamine oxidoreductase produces MSRKLWAYPTTVLICLLFWFRHGYAEIPYLVGKDGVLNLEMEARPVDLELRPGVFFDAWGYCIKGEKPTVPGPTIKVKEGTKVRIHFTNKLTVPSSIHPHGAKYTVASDGAHIAGNPDSIAAPGYSGTFEWDTSGTPGTWFYHPHVFEMGGEEGISRGLWGAFIVEPENSDPDPPDKEFVVFMHTFLLQGKKYEAFNGKSGDVEFMNGVRSAFPGLVWQAKMGEKVRFHLINSSGEMHTFHTHGHRWMDKASGQLIDNISLAPFTSYVLDFVAGEGVGPGNWAFHCHDNEHMTNGMFGIFVVEDETKRPKVEIVPPVLKGPPGSFTYPDPELKKMFEDFVGLSQGDGPWGEFYKPIPFYLYFNPARHYFPTDSNDYKKLLEKYRYDECVECHEEATPGIVAQWKMSNHANPKKNAEVAAETQEIEELIGKELNNWKPGTKDGVYCSYCHGKDHESLFMPTVDNSCGTCHPNQAKEFARGRDYGKPSHPHSWEGGLSTPWYVENYRRNQGFSMIGCDQCHQNMSSCDDCHGRHLFSAAEARRPEVCSGCHLGPDHPDWESYIHSRWGIAYEISGEKWNWEKKLSEVIPGKDYPTPTCQYCHMYVGNGRWEMNVETKGIWRMGVTPPKEVEFKSSLKDFPYGVKIPPMDKKLEIYSPESLEKRRYWIELCAKCHGSRFSRMWLDSIDQYMFESWKRIDEAQLIVEELFAGDMVKPSPEERPPFPLSDLMVKILGPEKLGPEVYNLLKETNGHLPVVGPILGAYAIFTEKDGNPSGVEREYVEMWFWKHLQGYKGVAHAQQDISWWLGSSQTMGKLTHIQDEATKLKRLKALEDAMKNK; encoded by the coding sequence CTGTATAAAAGGAGAAAAACCGACCGTGCCTGGTCCCACTATCAAAGTGAAAGAAGGAACAAAGGTCAGAATCCACTTCACGAATAAACTTACCGTCCCTTCATCTATCCATCCTCATGGAGCAAAGTACACGGTTGCCAGTGATGGCGCTCATATAGCAGGAAACCCGGATAGTATCGCAGCTCCCGGATATTCAGGAACATTTGAGTGGGATACCTCTGGCACGCCGGGGACCTGGTTTTATCACCCTCATGTCTTTGAGATGGGGGGCGAAGAAGGGATATCCAGAGGATTATGGGGGGCTTTCATTGTGGAACCGGAGAATAGCGATCCAGACCCCCCTGATAAAGAGTTTGTAGTCTTCATGCATACGTTTCTTTTACAGGGAAAGAAATATGAGGCCTTTAACGGTAAGTCCGGAGATGTGGAATTTATGAACGGAGTCCGTTCTGCCTTTCCCGGATTGGTATGGCAGGCAAAGATGGGCGAAAAGGTAAGATTTCATCTCATAAATTCTTCCGGGGAGATGCACACCTTTCATACTCATGGTCATCGCTGGATGGACAAAGCGAGTGGACAGCTTATTGATAACATCTCATTAGCGCCTTTTACTTCGTATGTCCTGGATTTTGTTGCCGGAGAGGGAGTTGGACCCGGTAACTGGGCGTTCCACTGCCATGATAATGAGCATATGACGAATGGGATGTTTGGAATTTTTGTGGTAGAGGATGAAACAAAAAGACCGAAAGTGGAAATAGTTCCCCCTGTGCTTAAAGGCCCTCCAGGCTCTTTTACGTATCCTGATCCGGAACTTAAGAAGATGTTTGAGGATTTTGTAGGTTTGTCTCAGGGCGATGGTCCATGGGGAGAATTTTATAAACCGATTCCCTTTTATCTCTACTTTAATCCGGCAAGGCATTATTTCCCAACTGACAGTAATGATTATAAAAAGCTTTTAGAGAAATACCGGTACGATGAGTGCGTGGAATGTCATGAAGAAGCTACTCCCGGTATTGTAGCGCAATGGAAAATGTCCAATCATGCCAATCCTAAGAAGAATGCAGAGGTTGCTGCAGAAACACAGGAGATTGAGGAGCTTATTGGTAAGGAGTTAAACAACTGGAAACCAGGGACCAAAGACGGCGTTTATTGTTCCTACTGTCACGGCAAAGACCATGAGAGCCTGTTTATGCCTACCGTAGATAACTCATGCGGCACTTGTCATCCAAACCAGGCAAAGGAGTTTGCCAGAGGCAGAGATTACGGTAAGCCAAGTCATCCTCATAGTTGGGAAGGAGGTTTGTCCACGCCGTGGTATGTCGAGAATTACCGGCGCAATCAGGGCTTTTCTATGATCGGATGTGATCAGTGTCATCAGAATATGTCGTCATGTGATGACTGTCATGGTCGCCATCTCTTTTCGGCTGCCGAAGCGCGCCGTCCGGAGGTATGTTCAGGCTGTCATTTAGGACCTGATCATCCTGACTGGGAGAGTTATATACATTCCAGATGGGGAATTGCTTATGAGATTTCCGGAGAGAAGTGGAACTGGGAAAAGAAACTCTCTGAGGTGATTCCCGGCAAAGATTATCCTACCCCGACATGTCAATACTGTCATATGTATGTAGGTAATGGCCGATGGGAGATGAATGTGGAGACCAAAGGTATATGGCGTATGGGAGTCACTCCACCAAAAGAAGTGGAGTTTAAATCAAGTCTGAAGGATTTTCCCTATGGTGTAAAAATACCGCCGATGGATAAGAAGCTTGAAATTTATTCCCCGGAAAGCCTTGAGAAACGGCGCTATTGGATAGAACTCTGTGCAAAGTGTCACGGCAGCCGATTTTCAAGGATGTGGCTGGATTCCATAGATCAATATATGTTTGAATCATGGAAGCGGATAGATGAGGCACAGCTCATCGTAGAAGAGCTTTTTGCCGGGGATATGGTTAAGCCATCGCCGGAAGAAAGACCTCCTTTTCCCTTGAGTGATTTAATGGTCAAGATACTCGGCCCTGAAAAATTGGGCCCGGAAGTTTATAACCTCTTGAAAGAAACCAATGGCCACTTGCCAGTTGTAGGACCAATTCTTGGCGCCTATGCTATATTCACGGAAAAGGATGGAAATCCAAGCGGTGTGGAAAGAGAATATGTAGAAATGTGGTTCTGGAAACATTTGCAGGGGTACAAAGGAGTAGCCCATGCCCAGCAGGATATAAGCTGGTGGTTGGGCAGTTCACAAACTATGGGAAAACTCACGCATATTCAGGATGAGGCAACGAAGTTAAAGCGATTGAAGGCACTTGAGGATGCTATGAAAAACAAGTGA